The following are from one region of the Vibrio parahaemolyticus genome:
- a CDS encoding DUF6035 family protein: protein MHIEKAFREKNPIGIAKRWRRPDISARLASDNREVVFALQVSTTFLDVIISREEFYKNSDAYITWVFLDFDSEKFTTLDIAYANKANVFVLDNEANHESELNGKLVMKY from the coding sequence ATCCATATAGAAAAAGCATTCCGAGAAAAGAACCCTATTGGTATAGCCAAGCGCTGGCGTAGACCTGATATTTCAGCACGTTTAGCCTCGGATAACCGAGAAGTCGTATTCGCACTTCAAGTATCGACAACGTTTCTTGACGTTATCATTAGTCGAGAAGAATTCTATAAAAACAGCGATGCCTATATCACTTGGGTATTTCTTGACTTTGACTCTGAAAAATTCACAACTCTCGACATAGCCTATGCCAATAAAGCTAATGTATTCGTTTTGGACAATGAGGCAAACCATGAATCCGAGCTTAACGGTAAACTGGTCATGAAATACTAA